A stretch of the Lolium perenne isolate Kyuss_39 chromosome 3, Kyuss_2.0, whole genome shotgun sequence genome encodes the following:
- the LOC127346119 gene encoding uncharacterized protein, with the protein MSPDSDKVEVEAELEAPDAEECTASGDPKACADCYTTKTPLWRGGPTGPKSLCNACGIRYRKRRRVAMGLDPEAKRKPKRDEAAAAAAAEANDEVDGGGKPRAAAKTQTVELHMVGFAKDAVLKQRRRMRRRKRSCLGEEERAAILLMALSSGVIYA; encoded by the exons ATGTCGCCGGATTCCGACAAGGTCGAGGTGgaagcggagctggaggcgccggACGCCGAGGAGTGCACCGCCTCCGGCGACCCCAAGGCCTGCGCCGACTGCTACACCACCAAGACGCCGCTGTGGCGCGGCGGACCCACCGGACCAAAG TCGCTGTGCAACGCGTGCGGGATCCGGTACCGGAAGAGGCGGAGGGTGGCCATGGGGCTGGACCCCGAGGCCAAGAGGAAGCCCAAGCGGgacgaagccgccgccgccgccgctgcggagGCAAACGACGAGGTCGACGGCGGCGGCaagccccgcgccgccgccaagacGCAGACCGTGGAACTCCACATGGTCGGGTTCGCCAAGGACGCCGTGCTCAAGCAGCGGCGCCGGATGCGGAGGAGGAAGCGCTCCTGCCTCGGCGAGGAGGAGCGGGCCGCCATCCTCCTCATGGCGCTCTCCTCCGGCGTCATCTACGCCTGA
- the LOC127346118 gene encoding GATA transcription factor 16 — protein sequence MSPAEMDSDKVELEAADAEEYTASGEPKACTDCYTTKTPLWRGGPTGPKSLCNACGIRYRKRRRVAMGLDPEAKRKPKRDEAAATAAAEAAQENDEDGDGKPPAAETKTQTVELHMVGFAKDAVLKQRRMRRMRRKPSCLGEEERAAILLMALSSGVIYA from the exons ATGTCGCCGGCGGAGATGGATTCCGACAAGGTCGAGCTGGAGGCGGCGGATGCCGAGGAGTACACCGCCTCCGGCGAGCCCAAGGCCTGCACCGACTGCTACACCACCAAGACGCCGCTATGGCGCGGCGGACCCACCGGACCAAAG TCGCTGTGCAACGCGTGCGGGATCCGGTATAGGAAGAGGCGGAGGGTGGCCATGGGGCTGGACCCCGAGGCCAAGAGGAAGCCCAAGAGGGACGAAGCAGCGGCCACCGCCGCCGCGGAGGCTGCGCAAGAAaacgacgaggacggcgacggCAAGCCCCCCGCCGCCGAAACCAAAACGCAGACCGTGGAGCTCCACATGGTCGGGTTCGCCAAGGACGCCGTGCTCAAGCAGCGCCGGATGCGCCGGATGCGCCGGAAGCCCTCTTGCCTCGGCGAGGAGGAGCGGGCCGCCATCCTGCTCATGGCGCTCTCCTCTGGCGTCATCTACGCCTGA